The following coding sequences lie in one candidate division KSB1 bacterium genomic window:
- a CDS encoding sugar ABC transporter permease produces the protein MSIVSNIKSKISQGDRIGYLLIVPYAAHFSLFVAFPLIFCLILVFHKWDIVSDMEWVGLNNFFHLISDKLFFKSIFNTFTFLIIHIPLQIIIALFLAELLNQKIKFRGFFRASYFLPVIVSGVVVTILWDQLYAQDTGVINLFMAKLGLPKLPWLTSPKLAMPSIAVMATWKNVGIYVVLFLVGLQSVPRHLYEAAELEGASHWYKFTRITLPMINPTVFLVVILSTINGFSLFIEPYIMTGGGPMNSTLSAVLYIYNQGFYFYHMGYAATLGFCFALIVMIVVLIQRKFVEKESVA, from the coding sequence ATGAGCATCGTTTCAAACATAAAATCAAAGATTTCTCAAGGCGACCGGATAGGCTATTTGCTCATTGTACCCTATGCGGCACATTTCAGTCTGTTTGTTGCCTTCCCGCTGATCTTCTGTCTTATTCTGGTTTTCCACAAGTGGGATATTGTCTCCGATATGGAGTGGGTAGGATTGAACAATTTCTTTCATCTCATCAGTGATAAGCTTTTCTTTAAATCAATCTTCAACACTTTTACTTTTCTTATCATACATATTCCGCTGCAAATTATTATCGCTCTGTTTCTTGCCGAGTTATTAAATCAAAAAATCAAATTTCGTGGATTTTTTCGGGCCTCATATTTTCTGCCGGTGATAGTCTCAGGAGTAGTCGTAACGATACTTTGGGATCAATTGTACGCTCAGGACACCGGGGTCATCAATTTGTTCATGGCGAAGCTTGGCTTGCCAAAATTACCCTGGCTTACCAGCCCTAAGTTGGCAATGCCCAGCATCGCAGTCATGGCTACCTGGAAAAACGTCGGCATATATGTGGTGCTGTTTCTGGTCGGACTGCAAAGCGTGCCGCGACATCTGTACGAGGCAGCGGAACTTGAAGGTGCCTCGCACTGGTACAAATTTACCAGAATTACCCTGCCAATGATTAATCCGACAGTTTTTTTGGTGGTCATTTTGTCTACCATCAACGGATTTAGCCTGTTTATCGAACCATATATTATGACCGGGGGCGGACCGATGAATTCTACCCTGTCTGCTGTGCTTTATATTTACAACCAGGGATTTTATTTCTATCACATGGGCTATGCGGCAACTTTGGGCTTTTGCTTTGCGCTTATCGTTATGATTGTCGTTTTAATTCAACGAAAATTTGTGGAAAAGGAATCAGTAGCTTAG
- a CDS encoding extracellular solute-binding protein, which translates to MTYWSANNPYEQKFAKEIVAEWNLVHPDMPVKYQPVPEGQSSEEVILAAVVGKSPPDIYSNMWPGDVQLYVNAKALVPLSQFADFDSLMNSRVKEEMLEEARSEDGQVYQIPWKTNPVMMIYNKKMLRENGFPNPPRTYSEFIEQAKVITADLDGDGYTDRYMGLRDIRVVWWQRLFDYYPFYIAASGGQTLLKNGEVFFDNSASVTVFTFLQSLYKNKYFPLEKYQGRVDPFLAERVALRFTGPHEIAHTEKFKPEGFEYAFAPIPVPDSLEGPVYTYGDFKNIVIFKTGQDPEKAWAFVKFMTSRKNDYRLLTTIHQLPVRKKILSDSLFQAYFEKNPQMIIFAKQAEYVRSTDLSKDLKEIFDAISQEYEACVIYGAKSPEKAVAEAARRARLILQ; encoded by the coding sequence TTGACCTATTGGTCGGCCAACAACCCATACGAGCAAAAGTTCGCTAAGGAGATCGTTGCAGAGTGGAATCTTGTCCATCCGGATATGCCGGTTAAATATCAGCCCGTCCCTGAAGGGCAGTCCAGCGAAGAAGTGATTCTCGCTGCCGTGGTAGGAAAATCGCCCCCGGATATTTACTCGAACATGTGGCCGGGAGACGTGCAGCTCTACGTGAACGCTAAGGCGCTGGTACCGCTCAGCCAGTTTGCCGATTTTGATTCGCTGATGAATTCCAGAGTAAAGGAAGAAATGTTGGAAGAGGCCAGGTCTGAAGACGGTCAGGTGTACCAGATTCCATGGAAAACCAATCCCGTCATGATGATTTACAATAAAAAAATGCTCAGGGAAAATGGTTTTCCGAATCCGCCAAGAACCTATTCGGAATTTATAGAGCAAGCGAAAGTCATCACCGCAGATTTGGATGGCGATGGTTACACGGACAGATATATGGGTTTGAGGGACATCCGGGTCGTCTGGTGGCAGAGATTATTTGATTACTACCCCTTTTATATCGCCGCGTCAGGCGGCCAAACGCTGCTCAAGAATGGTGAGGTGTTTTTTGATAATTCGGCCTCGGTAACCGTGTTTACTTTTTTGCAGAGTCTGTATAAAAATAAATATTTCCCACTGGAGAAATACCAGGGCCGCGTCGATCCGTTTCTGGCTGAAAGAGTGGCCCTCCGTTTTACCGGGCCTCATGAAATCGCCCACACGGAAAAGTTTAAACCGGAAGGATTCGAATACGCTTTCGCACCGATCCCGGTTCCGGATTCTTTAGAAGGACCCGTTTACACCTACGGCGATTTTAAGAATATAGTGATCTTTAAAACGGGGCAAGATCCGGAAAAAGCCTGGGCATTCGTCAAATTCATGACCTCTCGTAAAAATGATTATCGTTTGCTAACTACGATCCATCAGTTACCTGTACGAAAGAAGATTCTGAGTGACTCGCTTTTTCAAGCTTATTTTGAAAAAAATCCCCAAATGATTATCTTTGCCAAACAGGCCGAATATGTCCGAAGCACGGATTTGTCCAAGGATCTCAAAGAAATTTTTGATGCTATTTCGCAAGAATATGAAGCTTGCGTGATTTATGGCGCGAAATCACCAGAAAAAGCTGTCGCTGAAGCGGCGAGACGAGCAAGATTAATCTTGCAGTAA